The following nucleotide sequence is from Synechococcus sp. CBW1004.
GTCCTGGCCGATCTGCCCGGCCTGCGCCCCCATGTGGACCGCATCCTGTCGCGGGCGAACACGGCGTTTCAGTACGCCAATGGAGGTGGGCAGATCTTCATCAACAGCCGCCGCCTGCCCGAGCTGGACTGGTGGCTGCTGGTGCTGCAGCGCAGTGGCCCCAATCAGGGAGGCATCCTCACCACGCTGTTCAACAATCTGCTGATCGCGCTGTTGATCACCCTGGTGGTGCTCTGGCTGGCAAATCTCACGATCGGCGACTATCAGCGGCGCCTTGAACAGCTCGCCACCACCGATCGGCTCACCGGCCGGCTCAACCGCACGGCCTTCGATCCGCTGTTCGCTGGCCTCACACAGGCAGCCCTGCGTCGCGGCGAGTCTCTCTCCGCCCTGCTGGTGGACATCGACCACTTCAAGGCCATCAACGACAGCCAGGGCCATCCGGTCGGCGACCGGGCCATTCAGCTTGTCTGTGAGCGGATGGCCGCCCGGATCCGTCACAGCGATCAGCTCTTCCGCTGGGGTGGAGAGGAGTTTCTGCTGCTCCTCCCAGCCTGCGAGCCGGAGGCGGCGGAGCGGATGGCCTGGGATCTCTGCAGGGCGATGCGCGCCCAGCCCCTCTGTGATGACCAGCTCCACATTCCGATCACGGTCAGCATCGGGCTGACCGGCTGGCAGCCGGGGGAAGACCAGCATGCGCTGCTGGCCCGCGCCGACCGTGCGCTCTATCAGGCCAAGCAGGCGGGCCGGGACCGGGTGGTTCGGGCCTGAATCCGGTCAGCGGCTGTGGATCCCCCGACGGCCGCTTCTCGCGTCCCGGAGCCGATTCGGCAGAATGAGCCATCAGATTCGGGTCCGTTGATGGCAGTGCCGGGCACCATGCCTTCTCCACAGCTTTTGGACGAGTACTGCCAGTTCTTCCGGCTGCTGAGTGAACCGGCCAGGCTGCAGCTGCTCTGCCATCTGCGCCAGGGGCCGATGGATGTGGCGTCGCTGATTGCTGCCACCGGCTTTTCCCAGTCGCACATCAGCCGCCAGCTCGGCCAGCTTCAGCGGGCCGGCCTGGTGCGGTGCGAGCGCGATGGTGTCCGCACGATCTGGCATGCCGATGGTGATCTGGTGGAGGATCTCTGCGCCCTGGTGCAGAACAGGCTGCGGCAGCGTCTGGAGAATCAGCTGCAGCAGCTGGGACGCGGCTGAACGGCGGTCGATGACGATGGCTGGATGGACCGGTACGCCAGGTCACGGAGGACGCACGATCTGCTGCAGCGCCAATGTCGACCGACGCCGACGCAGGCAGATCCACCAGCGTGGCGAGGCGCTGAACACCTGGAGCGGCCCACTCCCTCAGCCCGATCAGAGTGCGTCGCATTCAGAAGCCGGCTAACGGATTTGAACCGATGGCCTTCGCTTTACAAAAGCGCTGCTCTACCGCTGAGCTAAGCCGGCTGGCAATTCACTTTACGCGTGCGCCTGGCTCCAGAGCGTCAGTTGAGTGCGGTTGCGGCAGCCGGTCTTGGCCAGGAGGCTCGAGACATGGCTTTCGACAGTCCGCGGACTGAGCACGAGTGCCTGGGCGATTCCCCGGTTGCTCTCCCCCAGGCGGAGCAACGCCAGCACCCTGGCCTCCGCTGGGGTGATCGTCCCCAACGGGGTGAAGGCCGCGGGCTGCAGGCTGGACAACTGGGGGCTGCGAAGACGCATCGCGGCAGGTCTGCTGCCTTGAGTGTTCCCGGCTTCGGTCGCCGATGGAACGGGGGCTCAACCCGGAAGGGGCGCCACGGCCGGATCGCTGCTGGCGTTGCCCTCGGCTGTCTCGCCGTCAGCGTTGAGAGTGTCTGATTCGGTTGCCGCAGCCGCGCCCGGTTCCGCTCCTGCTTCGGCATCACCCTCGACGGGCAGGGGTTGCGGCCGCGTGCGCTTGATCGGCAGGTTGGCCAGCAGGGCCGTCACCCGGTCCTCGGTTTCCAGGCTGACATCGCAGCTGTCCAGGTCGATCTCCACGTAGCGCTGCACCACCGCCAGGATCTCGCGGCGCATCTGCTCCAGCAGTTCCGGATTGAGGTCGCTGCGGTCGTGGGCAAGCACCAGCTGCAGGCGCTCGCGAGCGGTGGCGCCGCTGGGTTTCTGGCGGCCCAGCAGGCGGTTGACGTAGTCCAGCAGGGTCATCGCCTTCAGAAGAATCCGGTGGTGGTCCTGAGTTTGTGCAGCAGCCGGGCCCGCAGGCCCCGGCGCTCCCGGGTGGGGTCGTTGAGCGGCACCTTCTCGCCGCAGAGGCGGCGGGCGATGTCGCGGTAGTCGCGGCCGGCGGGAGACGGATTGTCCTTGAGGGTCAGTGGCTCACCGCGGTTGGTGGACACGATCACCTGCTCGTCCTCCACCACCAGCCCCAGCAGCGGCAGGGCGAGCAGGTCGCTCACCTCATCGACCGACAGCATCTCCTGGTTCATCACCATCCTGGGGCGCACCCGGTTGAGCACGAGCTGCACCGGCTGCACATTCATGGTGCCCAGCAGGCCGATCACCCGGTCGGCGTCGCGCACCGCCGACACCTCCGGGTTGGTCACCACAATGGCCTCGGCGGCCGCCTCCGCGGCGTTGCGGAATCCCTGCTCCACACCGGCAGGAGCATCGATCAGCACATAGTCGGCGCGGGCGGCCAGCAGCGCCACGATGCGCTGCATGTCCTCCGGCGTGAGCCACTCCAGCATGCGCGGGTTGCCTGCAGGCAGCAGCGTGAGTGACGGCACCTGTTTGTGTTTCACCAGGGCCTGCTCCAGCCGGCAGGTCTCACCGAGCACGTCCTGGGCGGTGTAGACGATGCGGTTCTCCAGACCCAGCAACAGGTCGAGATTGCGGAGGCCGAAATCGGCATCGAGGACGGTCACCCTGTGCCCCAACCTGGCCAGGGCGATCCCAAGGTTGGCCGTGAGGGTGGTCTTGCCGACCCCCCCCTTGCCGGAGCAGATGACGATGGTGCGGGCGGAGACGGACGACACGGCGGCGTAAGGCGTCGCCGCAGACTAAGGCCAGTCGTCCGGAGGCCGGGCGATTGCGGCCGGACCACCATGAGGTGGCCGGAGCGACTCGACAGCACCTGCTGCCTCGCCTAGAACGGCCGTTCTCCTGTGCGTCGGATCGATGACCCTGGCCCCCCCGTCACACCAGCGTCTGCTGGTCATGCCGGATGACAGGGCGCAGGCGGTGGTCGATCTGATCGATGGCGCACGCACCCAGCTGCTGCTCAAGCAGTTCAAGCTGCAGTCCGAGGCGATCCTGCAGGCCCTTGAGCGTGCTCATCAGAGGGGCGTTGAGGTGCGGGTGATGCTCAATCCCCACACCTCCGGCGGCGACCGCTGGAATGACGAGGCCTACGCCACGTGCAAGAAATGGGGTTTGCAGGTGGCCTGGAGCCATGAGGCCTTCCCGGTCACCCATGAGAAGTCGATCGTGATCGACCGTGAGGCGGCGCTGATCGCCACCTTCAATCTGTCTGACAAATATTTCACCCAGACCCGCGATTACGGCGTCATCTCCCATGACCCTGCCGTCGTCGCCCAGGTGATCGCCGGCTTTGAGGCTGACTGGCATCGCCGCTTCTTCGAGCCCGAGCTTTCCGTCGGGCTGGTCTGGAGCAGCGCCCACAGCCGCGGTCAGATGGCCCGCATCATCGATGCTGCCCGCGAGACCCTCTGGATTCAGCATCCCAAGTTCGTCGACGCGGTGATCCTCGAGCGCATCGTCTGCGCCAGGGATCGGGGCGTAAAGGTGCGGGTGCTGTGCGGCGGCAAGCATGGCATCAGCGACTGGGACATCTACGACACCTTCTCCTCGCTGCGGATCATGGAGCGATTCGGTGTGAAGATCCGCCGGCAGAAGCATCTCAAGCTGCATGCCAAGTTGATTCTCGTCGATGGGCACTTCGCCCAGACCGGATCGATGAACATCGATCGCAGCGCCTTCGATGTGCGCCGCGAGCTGGGCATTGAATGCGATGCCCCGGAAGTCGTCGGCCGGATGAAGGACGTGTTCCAGTCCGACTGGGATCAGGCCAGCAAGTACAGGGCCCCCGATCCGCTCGATCCCAGTGCGCACGAGCACGGTGAGCTGCCGCCCGATCCCCATTTCGTGCATGACTGAGGCCGCCTCGCCCGCTTCCGCGCCACCACCGAGCTACCGCCAGTTGTTCATCGGCATGCTGCAGGTGGCGCTATCGGCATTCGGTGGTGGGCTCTCGGCCTGGAGTCAGCGCATCGTCGTCGAGCAGCACCGCTGGCTCACCAACGAGCAGTTCCTCACGGGGCTCACGGTGGCGCGCCTGTTTCCAGGGCCGAATCAGATCAATATGGCGGTCTACATCGGTGCCCATTTCCATGGCATCCGTGGAGCCATGGCTGCTCTGGCCGGCATGTTGATTGTTCCCTTCAGTCTGCTGATGGGGTTCGGTGTGCTTTATTTCAGCGTCCATCAGCTGCCTGCCGTCGACCGGGTGCTGGCCGGTGTGGTCGCCGCCGCGGCCGGGATGGCCCTGTCGATGGGCTTCAAGATCCTCGATCAGTACTGGAAGGATCCCGTCGCTCTGCTCCTGGCGGCGGCCACTTTCGTGGCGATGCAGTTCTTCCATGTGCGGCTGGTCCCACTGGTGCTGATTGCCGGTCCCCTGGCGATGGCCTGGTACTGGCCGCGCCGGGGCCAGGCGATGCCGGCGGCTGAGGAGAAGCCGTGAGCCTGATCCCTTCCCTCCTGGCTGCCGCATCTGTTCTGCACACCACCGGCACCCAGGCTGAGGCCGCCTTGAGCGGTGACGTCGCCAGGGCCTGTCAGGCCACCGATCTCGGCGACTGGCGCAATCTGGTGGCGGTGATCTGGGATTTCCTCAGCCTGTCGCTGTTCTCGCTGGGGGGTGGCAACACGCTGCTGAGCGAATATCACTATCTCAGCGTCAGCAAGTACTGCTGGCTCACCTCCAGCCAGTTCGCCGACATCTATGCCCTGGCGGAGGCCGCCCCAGGCCCCAGTTCGATGATCGTGGGCCTGCTGGGTCTCGGAGCCGCCTGGAAGGAGGGCCCGTTCTGGGGGGTGCTCAGCGGTTTCACGGCGGAGGCGGCGATCCTGCTGCCTTCCACGCTGGTGATGGTCGTCGCCTGCCTGAGCTGGAACCGGATGCGCGATTCGCCCTGGCGGCTCGCGTTTGAGCGGGCGATGGGGCCGATCACCCTCGGCATCCTGTTCGCCGTCGGCCTCAAGATCCTGCATACCGCCGACACCAACACCCCTGGAGTGATCGTGTCGGTGGTGGTCTGCATCCTGATGCTGCGCACTCGCATTTCCCCCCTCTGGTTCATGGCCGTGGCGGGTGTGCTCGGCGCTTTCGGGGTGATCAACCGCTGACGTTCAGCTGGGCAGCGGCCAGACCGGGGAGGCCGGATCGATGCGGATCTCGCCATCCACCAACCTGGCCTCCTCCGCCTGGCCGGCCTCCGGAGCCTCCTCCGGGCCGCGGGCGACGGCCCCGGCGATGCGCAGCTGCAGTGGGCGCAGCTGCAGGGCCGTGATGCAGGCTTGGGCATCCCCATGGCAGCCGGCGTGGGCCATGCCCCGCAGCCTCCCCCACACCAGTACGTGACCGGCGGCGCTGACCCGGGCCCCGGGATTCACATCCCCCAGCAGCAGCACCGAACCTTCGCTCTGCAGGTGGTCGCCGGAGCGCAGGGTGCCGCGGTGGATCGTCAGGTCGCCAGGCATTGCCGTCGACGTCGTCGGGGTGAGGTCGCTGCCGGCTTCCGTTTCCAGCCCCAGGGCGGCAGCGGCCACGAGCGTTTCCGCACGCCGCGCTGCCACCCGCTGCAGCACCAGCTCCTGGCGTTCCAGCAGGTCCTGAATGGCGCGCAGCTCCCGCAGCCTGAGCCACCATTCGCCGGCCTCCAGGACAACGGCGCCCCGCAGCGGCGTGTTCCCCAGGCAGTAGCGCACTTCCTCGATCGGCGTCGAGGCGCTGCGCAGCTCCGGCAGCCGCAGCCGGTGAGGCTGACCCGCGGGGAGGCCTGGAATCAGGGAGGCGGCCATCGCTGGGCGATCAGTGGATTCAGGGTAAGGAGAGGGGCCCCGCTCCGGAACCCTGGCCCGAAGGCGGTTCCCGTTGCCTCAGTTCCCGCTCCAGTGGTTCGCTCACCTCGCGTGGATGGATCAGCCAGGCGCTCTGCTGGCTTCGGGCCAGGGTCTCCACCAGGGGCG
It contains:
- a CDS encoding response regulator transcription factor, which encodes MRLRSPQLSSLQPAAFTPLGTITPAEARVLALLRLGESNRGIAQALVLSPRTVESHVSSLLAKTGCRNRTQLTLWSQAHA
- the minC gene encoding septum site-determining protein MinC; the protein is MAASLIPGLPAGQPHRLRLPELRSASTPIEEVRYCLGNTPLRGAVVLEAGEWWLRLRELRAIQDLLERQELVLQRVAARRAETLVAAAALGLETEAGSDLTPTTSTAMPGDLTIHRGTLRSGDHLQSEGSVLLLGDVNPGARVSAAGHVLVWGRLRGMAHAGCHGDAQACITALQLRPLQLRIAGAVARGPEEAPEAGQAEEARLVDGEIRIDPASPVWPLPS
- a CDS encoding sensor domain-containing diguanylate cyclase, translating into MPLLPALGLLLALGFGSSALISYLAARASNESQIAGTTLPLSAETIDAELESQLFQKVAVARAMAANTFLEQWLEAGEQDPAQVIAYLKGVRREIGATTAFLVSESSGRYYHPDGVLKRVSRSDLRDAWYFRFREHPAPFEINIDRDTADRSRVTAFINQKIRGPQGQLLGVIGIGVEVNTLTSLLRHMEERYSSEVLFSDSQGRILLSSAGNAISGPKVLADLPGLRPHVDRILSRANTAFQYANGGGQIFINSRRLPELDWWLLVLQRSGPNQGGILTTLFNNLLIALLITLVVLWLANLTIGDYQRRLEQLATTDRLTGRLNRTAFDPLFAGLTQAALRRGESLSALLVDIDHFKAINDSQGHPVGDRAIQLVCERMAARIRHSDQLFRWGGEEFLLLLPACEPEAAERMAWDLCRAMRAQPLCDDQLHIPITVSIGLTGWQPGEDQHALLARADRALYQAKQAGRDRVVRA
- a CDS encoding phosphatidylserine/phosphatidylglycerophosphate/cardiolipin synthase family protein is translated as MTLAPPSHQRLLVMPDDRAQAVVDLIDGARTQLLLKQFKLQSEAILQALERAHQRGVEVRVMLNPHTSGGDRWNDEAYATCKKWGLQVAWSHEAFPVTHEKSIVIDREAALIATFNLSDKYFTQTRDYGVISHDPAVVAQVIAGFEADWHRRFFEPELSVGLVWSSAHSRGQMARIIDAARETLWIQHPKFVDAVILERIVCARDRGVKVRVLCGGKHGISDWDIYDTFSSLRIMERFGVKIRRQKHLKLHAKLILVDGHFAQTGSMNIDRSAFDVRRELGIECDAPEVVGRMKDVFQSDWDQASKYRAPDPLDPSAHEHGELPPDPHFVHD
- a CDS encoding chromate transporter, which gives rise to MSLIPSLLAAASVLHTTGTQAEAALSGDVARACQATDLGDWRNLVAVIWDFLSLSLFSLGGGNTLLSEYHYLSVSKYCWLTSSQFADIYALAEAAPGPSSMIVGLLGLGAAWKEGPFWGVLSGFTAEAAILLPSTLVMVVACLSWNRMRDSPWRLAFERAMGPITLGILFAVGLKILHTADTNTPGVIVSVVVCILMLRTRISPLWFMAVAGVLGAFGVINR
- a CDS encoding chromate transporter, whose translation is MTEAASPASAPPPSYRQLFIGMLQVALSAFGGGLSAWSQRIVVEQHRWLTNEQFLTGLTVARLFPGPNQINMAVYIGAHFHGIRGAMAALAGMLIVPFSLLMGFGVLYFSVHQLPAVDRVLAGVVAAAAGMALSMGFKILDQYWKDPVALLLAAATFVAMQFFHVRLVPLVLIAGPLAMAWYWPRRGQAMPAAEEKP
- a CDS encoding helix-turn-helix transcriptional regulator encodes the protein MPSPQLLDEYCQFFRLLSEPARLQLLCHLRQGPMDVASLIAATGFSQSHISRQLGQLQRAGLVRCERDGVRTIWHADGDLVEDLCALVQNRLRQRLENQLQQLGRG
- the minD gene encoding septum site-determining protein MinD, which gives rise to MSSVSARTIVICSGKGGVGKTTLTANLGIALARLGHRVTVLDADFGLRNLDLLLGLENRIVYTAQDVLGETCRLEQALVKHKQVPSLTLLPAGNPRMLEWLTPEDMQRIVALLAARADYVLIDAPAGVEQGFRNAAEAAAEAIVVTNPEVSAVRDADRVIGLLGTMNVQPVQLVLNRVRPRMVMNQEMLSVDEVSDLLALPLLGLVVEDEQVIVSTNRGEPLTLKDNPSPAGRDYRDIARRLCGEKVPLNDPTRERRGLRARLLHKLRTTTGFF